CCCCCGCGAAGACCACAGGACCGGTGACAGTGGAGGTCGGTGAAGAAGAACCTTGGAAATCACTGCGTCGGTAAGGATGCTTCCTGCGCGCAACAACGCTCTTTTATGCTGATCGCCGACCCTGAGACTGAAACGGCCATCATGGTTGGCGAGGCTTGAACAGCGCCTGCATGAAAACACTGCATCTCTATCTGACCCGGCAGGTGCTGGCGACGCTGGCGATGACCGTTGCCGTGTTTACCTTCGTGCTGCTGCTCGGAAACGTGCTCCGGGAAATCCTCGCGCTGCTCGTCAACGGTCAGACAACCATCGGCCTCGTGCTGCAGGCCGTCGCCTTGCTGATCCCTTTCGTTCTGGTTTTTGCCCTGCCCATGGGAATGTTGACGGCGACACTGCTGGTCTTCGGACGTTTCAGCGCCGACCAGGAGTTGACCGCCGTTCGCGCCAGTGGCGTCAGCCTGGTAGCGCTGATTACGCCGGTGCTGTTGCTGAGCGCGGGATTGAGCTGCGTCTCGGCCCTGGTCAATCTGCAGGTCGCGCCGCAATGTCGCGTGGCCTACAAAAACCTTTTTTACCGCATCGGTCTGGAGCGCTCGACTTCGCTGATCATGGAAGGCCGGTTCATGGACGATTTCCCGGGTTACATCGTTTACGTCGGCAAAAAAAGCGGCACCAACCTGTACGAAGTGCGGATCGACGGCGTGGACGCGGACGGAAAAATGACGAACCACATTGTCGCAGCCCGGGCGACACTCGTTTCCGACGTCGGCAACAACCGCGCGTATTTGCGATTGTACAATGTTTACGAAACGGACCTGGTGAACTGGAGCGGCGTCAACTCATTCGAGGAGATTTCAAAAACGCTGACCACCAAACCGCTCACGCAGCCGGCGTTCAGCGTCAGCTTGAGCGACATGACGTTCCGCCAACTGTGGCGGAAGCTGAGTGAACTGGAACAGTTGGGCGTCCGGGCCGCACCGATCCCGCGCGCGACCGTGGAACAGATGCGCGAGCAGAAGCGCCAGCTTGAAGCGATCAAGGCCGACCTGACCATGCCGGTGCGGGTGCAAATTCACCGGCAGGTCGCCTTTTCGTTCGCGTGCATCGGGTTCACACTCGTCGGCATTCCGCTCGGGATTCGCGCGCACCGCCGCGAAACCAGCGTCGGCGTGGCGATGGCGCTTATTCTCGTTCTGACCTATTACAGTTTTATCATCGTCGGCCAGTCGCTTGAGTCCCGTCCGGAGCTGGCTCCGCATCTGATCGTGTGGCTGCCCAATTTCATTTTCCAGGCCGTCGGCGCGGTGCTGCTCTGGCGCGCAAACCGCGGCGTCTGACGCGGACCTCGCGGCGGCGTCCTGAAAACGCGCAACCGAACTGCTTTCCCGATTGACGCACGCGGCGTCTTGCGTTGCACTGTCCGCATGAATCCACGACGAGTTTTCCCCATTTCATGCCGGCTCCTTCTGGCGTCATTGTGCGTGGTGGTCGCCACGCACGCGGAGGTCAGACTGCCCGGCCTGTTCTCCGACCACATGGTTCTCCAGCAGGGAATGCGCGTGCCGGTCTGGGGCTGGGCTGACGAAGGAGAGAAGGTCACGGTCACGTTTCGCGGAAAAAAAGCTTCGACGACCGCGAAGAACGGGAAATGGATGGTGAAGCTGGCCGCGTTGAAGGCGGGCGGGCCGGACCTGTTGACAGTCGAGGGCGGAAACAGAATTGAGGTGAAAGACGTGTTGGTCGGTGAGGTCTGGGTTTGCAGCGGTCAGTCTAACATGGAGTTTCCGCTGAAGGCGTCGTTTGAAGTGGACAAAGACATTGCCAATTCTGCAAACTCGGAGCTTCGCCTCTTCACGGTTCCAAAACTGAAGGCCAACGGGCCGGTGGACGACGTCAAAGCGGGCTGGCAGGAATGCAATCCGGACACGGTTAAAAACTTTTCCGCCGTGGGCTATTATTTCGGTCGCGATTTGCAAAGGGCGCGGGGCGTGCCGGTGGGCCTGATTCACACATCGTGGGGCGGGTCGCCGGCGGAAGTATGGATGCGCGAAGGAGTCCTCGCCGCGAATCCCGAATACAAACGCGACATTCTCGACACCTATGGAGACAAGCTCAAGTGGTATCAGGCGGAATTGGACAAGTGGGAAAAAGAAGCCGCGGAGTTCAAGAAGGCCGGCAAGGAACCGCCGCGCGGGCGCCCCTGGCCGGCGTGGAAACCCGCCGAACTTTACAACGGCATGATCGCGCCGTTGATTCCTTACGCCATTGCCGGCGCCATCTGGTATCAGGGCGAGTCCAACGCGGACCGCGCCTGGCAGTATCGCACGCTGTTCCCGGACATGATCCGCAACTGGCGGCGGGACTGGGGCCAGGGGGACTTCACGTTTCTGGCCGTGCAAATCGCGCCATGGGACCGCAACAAAAAGCGAACCGTTGAACAGATCACTCTCGCTCCCGGGGACAGCGACTGGGCCGAATTGCGCGAAGCGCAACTGCTGGCGACAAAAGCGCTGCCCAAGGTCGGCATGGCAGTCATCACCGACGTCGGTGACAAGGACGACATCCACCCGACGAAGAAAGGGCCGGTTGGCGCGCGACTGGCGCTGCTCGCGCGGAACACTACGTACGGAGAGAAAATCGAAAGCGAAGGCCCCCGCTACCGGCAGATGAGGGTCAAGGGCGAGCAGGTTATTTTAAGTTTCGACCACGTGAGCAGTGGTCTCGAAGCGCGTGGCGGGCGGCTGCGCGGATTCGCGATTTGCGGCGAGGACGGAAAATTCATCTGGGCGGACGCACAAATTGACGGCGACAAGGTCGTCGTGAGCAGTTCTGTGGTACTGAAACCGGTCGCGGTTCGTTATGGGTGGGCGGACTACCCTGTGGTCAACCTGTTCAATCACGAAGGCCTTCCCGCGTCGCCGTTCCGTACCGACAACTTCCCAATGATCACCGCGCCAAAAAAATAGGTCCGGACAGAGGCGACCACCGCCGAACGCAACGACAATATGCAATCGAGAATCTTCGGCCTGCTTCTGGGTCTGGGAATGATCGTCGTCTGCCTGCCCGGCGAATCGAGACCGGCCCCTTCAAAACTGCAAGACCATCAACCGGGCCTGGTGAAATCCGAATTTATTTTTGAAACGGCGCCGTTCAAGAGCAGTCATGCTTCGACGATAGTGGAAACAAAGGACGGATTGTTGGCGGCCTGGTTTGGCGGGCCGCACGAACGGCATCCGGAAGTGGTCATCTGGACGGCGCGCCAACGCGACGGCAAATGGTCCGCGCCGGAACAGGTAGCCGATGGCATTCAAGCGGACGGCAAAACCCGGTTTCCTTGTTGGAACCCGGTGTTGTTTCAACCGAAAAACGGACCCCTGCTGCTGTTTTTCAAGGTTGGGCCGAGTCCATCCGCCTGGTGGGGCATGTTGATGACCTCGACTGACAACGGCGCGACCTGGACCAAACCGCGCCGGTTGCCGGACGGTCAGGTTGGGCCTGTGCGAAACAAACCGGTGCAACTCGCGGATGCGTCATTGCTTTGCGGCGCGAGCACCGAGGATCACGGC
This region of Candidatus Angelobacter sp. genomic DNA includes:
- a CDS encoding sialidase family protein, encoding MQSRIFGLLLGLGMIVVCLPGESRPAPSKLQDHQPGLVKSEFIFETAPFKSSHASTIVETKDGLLAAWFGGPHERHPEVVIWTARQRDGKWSAPEQVADGIQADGKTRFPCWNPVLFQPKNGPLLLFFKVGPSPSAWWGMLMTSTDNGATWTKPRRLPDGQVGPVRNKPVQLADASLLCGASTEDHGWQIHMERTPDFGQTWERTPSLNDGKNPGLIQPTILQWPSGRTQILLRSKQGSIFESRMGDDWKSWSPPKRSALPNPNSAIDSVMLRDGRALLVYNHSSKSRAMLNVAVSNDGEHWEAALVLENQPGDLEFSYPAVIQTTDGLVHATYTWKRERIKHIVVDPAKLQPRDFVSGAWPK
- a CDS encoding sialate O-acetylesterase → MNPRRVFPISCRLLLASLCVVVATHAEVRLPGLFSDHMVLQQGMRVPVWGWADEGEKVTVTFRGKKASTTAKNGKWMVKLAALKAGGPDLLTVEGGNRIEVKDVLVGEVWVCSGQSNMEFPLKASFEVDKDIANSANSELRLFTVPKLKANGPVDDVKAGWQECNPDTVKNFSAVGYYFGRDLQRARGVPVGLIHTSWGGSPAEVWMREGVLAANPEYKRDILDTYGDKLKWYQAELDKWEKEAAEFKKAGKEPPRGRPWPAWKPAELYNGMIAPLIPYAIAGAIWYQGESNADRAWQYRTLFPDMIRNWRRDWGQGDFTFLAVQIAPWDRNKKRTVEQITLAPGDSDWAELREAQLLATKALPKVGMAVITDVGDKDDIHPTKKGPVGARLALLARNTTYGEKIESEGPRYRQMRVKGEQVILSFDHVSSGLEARGGRLRGFAICGEDGKFIWADAQIDGDKVVVSSSVVLKPVAVRYGWADYPVVNLFNHEGLPASPFRTDNFPMITAPKK
- a CDS encoding LptF/LptG family permease; the encoded protein is MKTLHLYLTRQVLATLAMTVAVFTFVLLLGNVLREILALLVNGQTTIGLVLQAVALLIPFVLVFALPMGMLTATLLVFGRFSADQELTAVRASGVSLVALITPVLLLSAGLSCVSALVNLQVAPQCRVAYKNLFYRIGLERSTSLIMEGRFMDDFPGYIVYVGKKSGTNLYEVRIDGVDADGKMTNHIVAARATLVSDVGNNRAYLRLYNVYETDLVNWSGVNSFEEISKTLTTKPLTQPAFSVSLSDMTFRQLWRKLSELEQLGVRAAPIPRATVEQMREQKRQLEAIKADLTMPVRVQIHRQVAFSFACIGFTLVGIPLGIRAHRRETSVGVAMALILVLTYYSFIIVGQSLESRPELAPHLIVWLPNFIFQAVGAVLLWRANRGV